The genome window CGGAAGGGCAGGGGGAAGCGGCGGAAGGGCAGGGGGAAGCGGCGGAAGGGCAGGGGGAAGCGGCGGAAGGGCAGGGGGAAGCGGCGGAAGGACAGGGGGAAGCGGCGGAAGGACAGGGGGAAGCGGCGGAAGGGCAGGGGGAAGTGGCGGAAGGGCAGGGGGAAGTGGCGGAAGGGCAGGGGGAAGTGGCGGAAGGGCAGGGGGAAGTGATGGAGGAGCCGACATTTTGCATCGCCGTGCTCTCCTTCGTATGTTTGCCGTATAGATCTTTTCTCCTTCCCTTGGAGTCTTGGAGTCTTGGTGGTAACAAACCCCCGCATCTTCGTGGTGAAAACCGTTCCCATGGTATAATGCGCCGCTATATGTGTTTCCTGCGATGACGCAGACGGCCCACGGCTGTCTGCCTTTTTTACCCATGCGCCAAGCTGCTTTCCGCCTCCGCTCGCCCATCCCCATGCCCCTTGCGATCACCCTGCTTGCCGCGCTGGCGCTGGTGCTGGCCCTGGCCCCGCTGCGCATTGCGCTGGCGCTGGTGGCGCTGGTGGCCGTGGCCGCGCTGGCCTGGGTCGGGCCAGTGTGGGGCGTATACCTCGCCATCCTCTCGGTGCCGGTGCAGCAGTACGTGCTGCTGCCGGGCGGCACCAGCCTGACCCAGGCCGCCGTGCTGCTGATGGCTGGGGCTTGGCTGCTGCGCCTGCTGGCCCAGCCCCAGCAGCGGCTGGCGGGCGGCCCCATGCTGTGGGCCTGGCTGGCGCTGTTGGCCGCGTTGGCGCTCTCGGCATCGCTCACCCCCTACGATCAGGGCGAGGCCCTGAAGGCCACCATGCGCTGGGGCGTGGCCTTCCTGGTGTGGCTGGTGGCCGCCAGCGTGGTGCGCGAGCGCTGGCAGGCGCTGGGCCTGCTGGCCTGCCTGCTGGCCGCGCCCGCCGCCGAGGCGCTGATCGGCCTGTTCCAGTTCTTCGCGGGCTACGGCCCGGCCAGCTTCCGGATCGCGGCCAGCCTGCCCTTCGTGCGGGCCTACGGCAGCATCGGCCAGCCCAACTCGTTCGCGGGCTATATGAACATGGCATGGCCGCTGGCCGTGGCGCTGGCGGTGGGCGCGGTGTGGCGCGGGCGGCGCACGGGGCTGCGGCTAGCGCCGCTGGCCGGGCTGGTGGGCGCTGCTGGCGTCACCGGCGGGGCGCTGCTGGCCTCGTTCTCGCTGGGCGGCTGGGTGGGCGGGCTGCTGGGCTGCGTGGGCCTGCTGGCCACGCTGGGGCGGCGCTGGGCGGCGGGCGCGTTCGGCGCGGCGGGCGCGCTGGTGGGCTTCCTGGCGCTGGGCGGTGTGCGGCTGCTGCCCGATGCGGTGGCCGGGCGCATGACGCGGCTCACCAGCATGCTCAACTTCTTCGACCCCGCGACGGTCACCGTCACCCCCGAGAACTTCGCGCTGGTCGAGCGCATGGCCCAGATGAAGGCCGGGGCGCAGATGTTCCTGGCCCACCCGCTCACCGGCGTCGGCCCCGGCAACTTCACGCCCGCCTACAGCCACGTGGCCAGCGCGCCGTGGTATGTCTCGCGCGGGCACGCCCACAACTTCTACCTGCACATGGCCGCCGAGGCTGGCGCGCTGGGGGCGGCGGCCTACCTGGCGCTGTTGGGCGCGAGCATCTGGCTGGCCGTGCGGGCCATGGGCCGCGCGCGCGGCTGGCTGGCCCGTAGCGTCGCGGCGGGATGTTGTGGTATCATCGCAGCCGTCGCTGGACACAACATGTTTGAGAACTTGCACGTGCTGAACCTGGGCGTGCAGCTGTCTGGCGTCTGGGCTATCCTCGCCGTGCTCCCGCGCATTGAAGCGCCCGAGCCGCATGATGAAGGGGACGAGCGCCGCTGATGTGGGCCGCCCGTGCTCTTTGCTAAAGCTGAAACTGTATGCGATACCTTATCACCGGTGGCGCTGGCTTTATCGGCAGCCACCTGAGCGAAGCGCTGCTGGCACGCGGCGATGAAGTGATCTGCGTCGATAACTTCAACACCTACTACGACCCCGCGCGCAAGCGGCGCAACATCGCCGCCGCGCTTGAGCGCCCCGGCTATACCCTGGCCCAGGCCGACATCTGCGACGCCCCCGCGCTGGAGGAGATCTTCGCCACCCACCGCCCACACCGCGTGGCCCACCTGGGCGCGATGGCCGGGCCGCGCCGCTCGGTCGAGCAGCCCAGCCTGTACGAGGAGGTGAACGTGCGCGGCTCGCTCAACATCCTGGACATGGCGCGGCGCTATGCGGTGGGCGGGCTGGTGCTGGCCTCCACATCCTCGGTCTACGGCTTCTCGCCCACGCCCTGGGTCGAGAGCCTGCCCGCCGTGCAGCCGCTCTCGCCCTACGCCGCCACCAAGCGCGCATCCGAGCTGCTGGCCTACACCTACCACAACCTGTACAAGATCCCCACCCGCGTGGTGCGCTTCTTCACGGTGTACGGCCCGCGCGGTCGCCCCGATATGACGCCGCACCTGTTCGTGGACGCCATGGTGCGCCGCCAGCCGATCACGCTGTTTAATGGCGGCGAGGGCATCTACCGCGACTGGACCTATGTGGCCGATATTGTGGCAGGCGTGATGGCCGCGCTGGATGCCGATATCGCCTTTGATACCTTCAACCTGGGCAACTCCAGCCCGGTGGAGCTGCGCGCGTTTGTGGCCAAGCTGGAGGAGATCACCGGCATGGAGGCGCAGGTGGTGTCGAAGCCGCTGCCCGCCACCGAGCCGACCATCACCTACGCCAACACCGAGAAGGCCCAGGCCCTGCTGGGCTTCGCGCCGCGCACCACGCTGGATGTGGGCCTGGCCAACTTCTGGGAGTGGTACCAGCGCGAGGGCCTGAGCCGCGCGATCAACGGCTAGCCGATACTTTCGCCAACATAACGATCGCTGTGATAGGAAAGGATCAGCGGACACCGTGATCAACGAACAATCTTCCGAGTCTTCTTCCGAGGAGGCACCCCAGCTTTCTGCCGATGCCGAGTCTGTCGAGCGCGAGGGCTTCTCGCTCGGCAAGGCCGTGCGCAACCCCCGCACGCTGA of Chloroflexia bacterium SDU3-3 contains these proteins:
- a CDS encoding nitrate ABC transporter ATP-binding protein, producing the protein MQNVGSSITSPCPSATSPCPSATSPCPSATSPCPSAASPCPSAASPCPSAASPCPSAASPCPSAASPCPSAASPCPS
- a CDS encoding O-antigen ligase family protein codes for the protein MPLAITLLAALALVLALAPLRIALALVALVAVAALAWVGPVWGVYLAILSVPVQQYVLLPGGTSLTQAAVLLMAGAWLLRLLAQPQQRLAGGPMLWAWLALLAALALSASLTPYDQGEALKATMRWGVAFLVWLVAASVVRERWQALGLLACLLAAPAAEALIGLFQFFAGYGPASFRIAASLPFVRAYGSIGQPNSFAGYMNMAWPLAVALAVGAVWRGRRTGLRLAPLAGLVGAAGVTGGALLASFSLGGWVGGLLGCVGLLATLGRRWAAGAFGAAGALVGFLALGGVRLLPDAVAGRMTRLTSMLNFFDPATVTVTPENFALVERMAQMKAGAQMFLAHPLTGVGPGNFTPAYSHVASAPWYVSRGHAHNFYLHMAAEAGALGAAAYLALLGASIWLAVRAMGRARGWLARSVAAGCCGIIAAVAGHNMFENLHVLNLGVQLSGVWAILAVLPRIEAPEPHDEGDERR
- a CDS encoding NAD-dependent epimerase/dehydratase family protein — encoded protein: MRYLITGGAGFIGSHLSEALLARGDEVICVDNFNTYYDPARKRRNIAAALERPGYTLAQADICDAPALEEIFATHRPHRVAHLGAMAGPRRSVEQPSLYEEVNVRGSLNILDMARRYAVGGLVLASTSSVYGFSPTPWVESLPAVQPLSPYAATKRASELLAYTYHNLYKIPTRVVRFFTVYGPRGRPDMTPHLFVDAMVRRQPITLFNGGEGIYRDWTYVADIVAGVMAALDADIAFDTFNLGNSSPVELRAFVAKLEEITGMEAQVVSKPLPATEPTITYANTEKAQALLGFAPRTTLDVGLANFWEWYQREGLSRAING